The genomic region AGGAAGGTTATTTAATCTCAAAGATAATTCAAgattataatttcatatgGCAAAGGCTTTCTTATAAACAAGAATGTAAATATGTAGACTTATATAAAAGAAATGATAAACCATTTCTTATAGCAATTTTAGTTATGAAACCAAATGAAGAGACTAATCTTTATTTTATGAATACAATTTCTACATGGGCTTCTATATCatataaagaatttataaattcaaaatcCAGAGATCCAAATTTCTCTGGTTCTATTCCAGAAGAAATTAAGAAATCTTCATTCAAAACATTGGGCCTCaattatactataattatgataatttttactCTGAGTTTATAAGTACAGAATTCAAAACATTGAAATTATGAATTTGGAATTAATTTCTTGGTATAGATATTCCAATTCATTAtgtaaaatacaatttagTTGATGATTTaagaaatatatttaaaaaaaatatatttaaaaaaaaatatatttaaaaaacttattattgaaaaaattttgaaaaacttattattgaagaaaacaattattgaaagtttattattgaaaatatattgatGTTTATTTCTAATGGAATTATCTAATATTTAACCATGAGATCAcaaaatgatttaaacttaatataagaataattttgattatatattatatttaaattatttatatataaataaatataatttattataataaatattatagtgTAGTTGGAcactattttaataattgtacaatttttattttcttttataaTCTAAcatctaaaatatttattaattaatattttttatgtTATGAATAGTTTAAATTCCAACAACATCATTGGAATATTTACTTATACCACTTCATAGTGGAAGACTCAATAAAACTAATCAAAATGTTACACATTCAATTATTtcttataaataatttatattaacatatttttaataatttattcacCTATGGCACCTTAATTCCCttgtatttaattattctaattcCCCATAGTCGTTTATACATTTACCCATTGACTTCTTAAATCATTACACATGGCtaaatttatctatttcttagttataatatttgttaaattgCTCATCTGCGAGTGTGAAAATGTAGTATTAAATATCTCTGCAAAACCAGTAGAATTgaatacaaataaaataaattccaatacatattttgtaaatgGACTTCCATGTAAAAAGTTTGCCCCTAAGCCTAATAATAGTGTTAAAAAAGTTATGGAAGGTAATATTAAGGTTTGGGAAGATTCTAGATCTGAATGTACTGACGCTATAGTTTATCCTGAAACTGATAGACCGAAACTTGTACATTTATTCATAACTACTGATGCCAGAAGTTCACATGAATATTATTCTAGAGAAGGTGATAAATGGACTAAAATAGATGAAGCGAAATATCGTACATTGCTGGATGAATTTTTACCACAAACTTCACGTCCTTCTATGGGTAAAAAGAAAGGTTCATTCCAATTACCAAGTCTTTTTATCGTctttttacaatttttcTTGTATTCTTTCTAGACCATATTGggataaaattttaatgtttcgatttaacatttaatcttttaatatattttttaaataatatttataatataatttttgtaattaaattatattattaaattatattattaaatatttaggtTTTCCCATtgaatataatgaatacATAGTCTTACATACTATAACAATTTCTTCCCAAGTAGTTTCAAATACTTTAAACCACATTGTTTcctataataaatatatatacataatataaGGTTTTAAGAGTATACATAAGGTTTAAGAGTAACATAGTGTTCAAATATGTGTAACATAAGGTTTGTGTTTGTGTACCTTTTTAAGTGGTATTCCTAATGATGTTGCTGCAAGATATATACAACCAACTGATATAGCAGCAGGTTTAATCATACAACATAATGATGTTCTCATactaaaaatattgtattatCATGTTTTTACCTATCATTTAAGTATCCCCAAGCTCTTTGTGCAAGTTTATCTACTGTGTGAGAACTATATTTATCCAGATTATGAAAAAGAGTATATGTATATTGAAGTATATATCTATGAGGTGAAACAATGATTTTATCAAGTCGAAAAGCAAATCCAATcaatatttgtttttctatttccaaaatttccttttttaatttctaaaaaaaaatatattgtGTTTGAAttacattttcattttctattgaatatttataatatttgtcttcataatattttaaaaattcgAATATTTTAGCAATTTGTTCCAACTTTCTATGATTTTCTTCCAATTTACATGCTATAAAACAACAAGAAGCTGATGTCttctaaaataattattatattaataaaattactcttatatcaaattcttttaaactatggtataaataaaatttatgtaaaattGATTGTCCAGTAGCTATAGTAACAGCATGAAgttgtaataaaattccaGCCTtctataatatattaattatattaattggaaACTTGAATTTGTTCTGATCCATATGCTAATAACATTTCATATGTTTTTTTATCAACATGTTCATCAATcatatttacacatttatacaattattaaattaattatttataaaaataatatatattaataaatttatagaatttaaataattaatttaataaattgggTTGCTCCGGGAATCGAACCCGGGACCTCTCGCACCCTAAGCGAGAATCATACCACTAGACCAAGCAACCTACCcaaaatttttcaaattttaatctatacttttataatttataattctattaataataataatataataatactattaagaatttttattaatttaattattattttaggAATATACtttgtataatttgttaatttaatttgttgTTGTATTAGAAAATGATTTTGATATCGGATTTTGGctaatgattttattattatatttatatataaataattaatttaataattgtataaatataaaaaatgagATTTTATGTGTGGCTGCTTAGTCTAGTGGTATGATTCTCGCTTCGGGTGCGAGAGGTCCCGGGTTCAATTCCCGGAGCAGCCCGTTTAATACCAGTACtatattctattaatatatattaatatatttatacatataatatatatcttttatattatattttctattaatttattataatgtGTGTgtctataaattaattataatatttatatggTGAATACCCACcataataaatttattataaatattataattatgaataaaaataattcaaataatagtaatattatagaatataattCATATGTTCATTTTGCATATCATATTGGGAAATATCTTATACAAAAATGTGAATCAGAATGTTGTAATGAAAAAACTCTACTTATATggtattaaatattattattatatataatattaatttaatgtataGGTATTTGGAGAATCCTGGAAAATATGTTCTAGACgtatttaatattttattaattgattattTTAGTATTCATATAGtcttgataaattaaaatcaatttatgaaaatcttattgataatttaattgatgATGATTGTGTAATTGTTAGTTTTATTATCCCCATTCTTCTTAGGTAATTTCTGGTGAACCTGGTTcaagaatattaaaaagaaaTCCTGAATTTTTCGTATGGGCTTGGAGAAGTTTAGCTAAAGTACATGAAAGGAaatctattaaataattcaacaaatttttaatatcaatttttaataatttatttccaataGATTATTTGTTTCTATTGGATTTTCATATTCATTcctatttttatttttattaatattatattctatttttatataatagtaaaatttgtaatattgaTAGAAGGCTGTTTGGTCTAGTGGTATGATTCTCGCTTTGGGTGCGAGAGGTCCCGGGTTCGATTCCCGGAACAGcccaattttatatatccaatataaaataatataaacttcattattctattataaataataaaattaataaaattaattatttgttgTATTTGTATTAAGATTTCTTTGTACTTCTTGTGTGATTTGATTTCttaataattctttttgattattataattttcatcatcGGTTGGTACTTCAAATCTACAAACAGGACAAGAATTACGTCTTTTAAGCCATGgtattatacaattaacATGATATACATGTTTACATAAATCTTTATTATCAGTAAGCCAATGAACTTGATCACCTTGTTGAAATTCTTCAGTACAAATTGAACAACTTTCATATTCCTCTATACacaatatatttatatatacttacTTGCTAATTCTTCATTTAATGTATGGacttttaaattattaataaattcccTAGAAGCTGGTGGTGAACCATATCTATTTGGATCAGATTGCATAATGAATTGTAACACCTGATTCAATGACTGATTATTAAAAGGATCACTTATAAATGTACTAAAGACTCTAGAAAAGTCTTCAGgattaatttcaaatgtGTTTTCAACTCTAGTCAATTGAAATGGGAATGAACTAACAAACGATGCCATATCATTTGCAAATCTCACTTCCATTGGTACATTTCTATCTACTGATCTCATTGGGATACAAAATGATCCTTGAAACAAATCActtataaatgtatttaatGGCATTCCGAATATGGAAAAAATGGATTCATTTGATTGATTTTCTGggaataatgaataaactGTATTCTGTCCTATAGTATTCTGTCCTATAGTATTCTGTCCTATAGTATTTTGTCCAGTATTTACATCAGATTCAATTACATAATCctaaaaatttgttaatttttaatatttgttacCTTTTCTACAAATCCTGTCATTTGACATTCTAaacatttaatttcttctGATAATAGAAAATCAAGTTGATTTTCTGTTCGTTCAGATTTACAATAATgacaataatatataccAGAATTATCTtccattaatatttctaccatattatattaatattccaattatattaatctatcaatattaatctTCCATATGATAATCTCTTAATCTTCTTAATTATCtcataaattttcttattaaatcttctttatatattaaaattataaaaataaatttcatttaaattattatacaatattattttttaaaaatgatcTTTAATTTGTACATCTTAGCACCATTAATATGTACTcttacaaattaattaacttcttataaataaattaaattattaaaaataaacttcttataaataaattaatttaattgaattgtgtaattttagtatttggagcattaattaatttggatatattatttgatcCTACAATTGGTTCAAGTACAATAGCAtgataatttgtataataacatattattgtattatttctattttCATCTAACATTCTTATTAaatctttatatatttgtacATATTCTGGTGGttctaataaaaatattttcgATGTTCCTTTAAACAAATatcttttaaaaaataataatcttattgttgttattaatattggTATATTCTCTAATTcaacaatttatttaacttaatttaacttaattaatttaatttaattaatttatttaattaatttactaattaacttaattaGTTACTTGATTGAAATTGTTGTCTTGCAAATTTCATTTGTTTTGGTGTATTAGATTCTAGACATGTTAAATATTGTACATTTGTTccttttaattttttagatatactaatatattaaatttttgaaaattttaatatttaccTGAAATATTGTGTATAATctgataatattattaagatTCCATTAATATCTTCCAAATTTGGTAACATATTCTccataaaatattttattgtatcctattcattaattaatctaACGGTAGTCTAAGGGTTATTTTAGGTATCCTAGGTATtctaggtatataaggggtattaggtatttaagaGGTATTAAGAGGTATATAAGGAGTATTCTAGGCTATTTATGCTACTAAGGCCattttaggtatataagtaGTTAGTCTAGGTGCAGCAAAAATTGATCTagtgaagaaaatttatttcctctaacccgatcaatttttgacatttttaaataattagttaatttatgaaTTGTTTTTAGTTATTTCGTTAATTATAGCTAAGGAGTAGttaaattagtataataaGATACCGTATgtgaatttttaatattatttgatggtactttaatgaataattgtTGTATATTGAATTTTGATGctaattgtatataattaaaattatttggtaTAAATAATCGTATGGATCCTCTTTtgtttttcaaatttttgaaaaatgaattaaaaattacacTTCTTGAActtgatattattatattctgTCTATACTCTTCTATTTGTCCATCTATTATACTCATTCTTATCTTATTTATATCACCATCTCTCCATTTCAATAATGGCTTATTTATTAcctaatatttatttattatctaaCTAATCTACAGTACTCTTAAGTAATCTACAGTAGtctaagggtattaggTAGTCTATTAGTACTTAAGTAGGTATAGTAACTAAGTACCCCTTAAATAGGTAAATAACCCTAGTACTATACCTAGTAGCCCTTAAGTACCTAGAATACTCCTTATATAGCTAAAATACCTAACTAGCCTTAAATATACCTAAGTACctactaatactatataccggtatacctaatatacctaataCCCCTAAATAGCCCTTAAGTACCTTAATACCCTTTAAGTACCTAGTACTCTAGTACTATACCTAATagcccttaactactctatTACTCTACTATAGACTACTAGTAATAATAGtaccccttaactacttacTCCAGactactcttaactactcattaactacttaactactacaggagcaagcaccgtaactaaATATTACATTGAATAAGTCAAGAAATAATTTCcaattttgaaatttgataatatcTATTCGATcaattaaaagaatttCAATAGAAGACAAGAAATCATAATCAGGTTCCtatagataataaattaactaataaatacGTTAATTAGTGGTCTTAATCCTAATGGTGAGGCAATGATAATATCACTTGAATAA from Theileria annulata chromosome 1, complete sequence, *** SEQUENCING IN PROGRESS *** harbors:
- a CDS encoding uncharacterized protein (Tap465h02.q1ca.cand.24 - score = 23.66;~SMART RING (SM0184) at aa 218-263, E()=2.74e-02); its protein translation is MVEILMEDNSGIYYCHYCKSERTENQLDFLLSEEIKCLECQMTGFVEKDYVIESDVNTGQNTIGQNTIGQNTIGQNTVYSLFPENQSNESIFSIFGMPLNTFISDLFQGSFCIPMRSVDRNVPMEVRFANDMASFVSSFPFQLTRVENTFEINPEDFSRVFSTFISDPFNNQSLNQVLQFIMQSDPNRYGSPPASREFINNLKVHTLNEELAKEYESCSICTEEFQQGDQVHWLTDNKDLCKHVYHVNCIIPWLKRRNSCPVCRFEVPTDDENYNNQKELLRNQITQEVQRNLNTNTTNN
- a CDS encoding uncharacterized protein (Signal peptide predicted for TA09756 by SignalP 2.0 HMM (Signal peptide probability 0.991, signal anchor probability 0.000) with cleavage site probability 0.845 between residues 18 and 19;~GPI-Anchor Signal predicted for TA09756 by DGPI v2.04 with cleavage site probability 1.72 near 145), which translates into the protein MQFVATLIIILLISNSNANKMAETLDISKVLDDEMFKSEDRKEDGVSFMRIFPKEGYLISKIIQDYNFIWQRLSYKQECKYVDLYKRNDKPFLIAILVMKPNEETNLYFMNTISTWASISYKEFINSKSRDPNFSGSIPEEIKKSSFKTLGLNYTIIMIIFTLSL
- a CDS encoding cyclin, putative (Tap465h02.q1ca.cand.25 - score = 24.00;~SMART CYCLIN (SM0385) at aa 20-112, E()=7.05e-06; 134-225, E()=6.36e-01); amino-acid sequence: MIDEHVDKKTYEMLLAYGSEQIQKAGILLQLHAVTIATGQSILHKFYLYHSLKEFDIRKTSASCCFIACKLEENHRKLEQIAKIFEFLKYYEDKYYKYSIENENKLKKEILEIEKQILIGFAFRLDKIIVSPHRYILQYTYTLFHNLDKYSSHTVDKLAQRAWGYLNDSMRTSLCCMIKPAAISVGCIYLAATSLGIPLKKETMWFKVFETTWEEIVIVCKTMYSLYSMGKPKYLII
- a CDS encoding uncharacterized protein (Tap465h02.q1ca.C.cand.2 - score = 9.39;~Signal peptide predicted for TA09755 by SignalP 2.0 HMM (Signal peptide probability 0.965, signal anchor probability 0.000) with cleavage site probability 0.665 between residues 20 and 21); this translates as MAKFIYFLVIIFVKLLICECENVVLNISAKPVELNTNKINSNTYFVNGLPCKKFAPKPNNSVKKVMEGNIKVWEDSRSECTDAIVYPETDRPKLVHLFITTDARSSHEYYSREGDKWTKIDEAKYRTLLDEFLPQTSRPSMGKKKGSFQLPSLFIVFLQFFLYSF